A single window of Dehalobacter sp. DNA harbors:
- a CDS encoding A24 family peptidase, with translation MDLLEIIRTNGYTVESAAYLILAALLLLIAWIDFKTMLIPNWCIFLIFLAGLFFAFFSQEISWVDRLIGFFSAGGLLFLIAVLSHGGIGGGDIKLMAAVGFYLGWKLTLWALFSASILGGFIGVGILAMGKGNLKTEIPYGPILVAGILSSMLFGEKLMNWYFSLL, from the coding sequence ATGGATTTATTGGAGATTATCAGGACCAATGGGTATACAGTGGAAAGTGCGGCATATCTGATCCTTGCAGCTCTTCTTTTGCTGATCGCTTGGATTGATTTCAAAACAATGCTTATTCCCAATTGGTGTATCTTCCTGATTTTTCTTGCCGGGTTGTTTTTTGCTTTTTTCAGTCAGGAAATCTCCTGGGTGGATAGATTGATTGGATTTTTCTCCGCCGGCGGGCTCCTTTTTTTGATTGCAGTTTTATCCCATGGTGGAATTGGGGGCGGGGATATCAAGCTCATGGCTGCAGTAGGCTTCTATCTGGGCTGGAAACTGACCTTATGGGCTTTGTTTTCCGCCTCGATCCTGGGAGGATTTATCGGAGTGGGGATTCTGGCCATGGGAAAAGGAAATTTAAAAACAGAAATTCCTTATGGTCCCATTCTTGTTGCAGGCATTCTCAGCAGCATGCTTTTCGGAGAGAAGCTCATGAACTGGTATTTCAGCCTGCTGTAA